A window of Microbacterium luteolum contains these coding sequences:
- a CDS encoding Asp23/Gls24 family envelope stress response protein, translating into MANQDQNTPAAPAEKELAQTATASKPASASRVDRSSSFSTSRIPADSDAAGKTVIADGVVAKVAGIAAREVPGVFALGGGGARAFGAIRDVINATDLAQGVKVEVGETQAAADLTIVVEYPAPIQEVAGNVRAAVAGAISRLVGLEVVEVNVEVNDVHVPGTDNQENEESRVS; encoded by the coding sequence ATGGCAAACCAGGACCAGAACACCCCCGCCGCTCCCGCCGAGAAGGAGCTGGCCCAGACCGCGACCGCGTCGAAGCCCGCTTCCGCCTCCCGCGTGGACCGGTCCTCGAGCTTCTCGACGTCCCGGATCCCCGCGGACTCGGATGCCGCAGGCAAGACGGTCATCGCCGACGGCGTGGTCGCCAAGGTCGCCGGCATCGCCGCCCGTGAGGTCCCGGGTGTGTTCGCGCTCGGCGGCGGCGGAGCACGCGCTTTCGGTGCGATCCGCGACGTGATCAACGCGACCGACCTCGCCCAGGGCGTCAAGGTCGAGGTCGGCGAGACCCAGGCCGCCGCAGACCTGACCATCGTCGTCGAGTACCCCGCCCCCATCCAGGAGGTCGCGGGCAACGTGCGCGCCGCCGTCGCCGGAGCCATCAGTCGACTGGTCGGCCTCGAGGTCGTCGAGGTCAACGTCGAGGTCAACGACGTGCACGTGCCCGGAACCGACAACCAGGAGAACGAGGAGTCGCGCGTCTCATGA
- a CDS encoding DUF2273 domain-containing protein, whose translation MSPTVTGALIGALLALAALLFGFWGFLLMALFAGIGAIVGRIASGKIDVRGLADAFTGRRTS comes from the coding sequence ATGAGTCCCACCGTCACCGGCGCCCTGATCGGCGCCCTCCTCGCTCTCGCGGCGCTGCTGTTCGGGTTCTGGGGATTCCTCCTCATGGCCCTGTTCGCCGGCATCGGCGCGATCGTCGGCCGGATCGCCTCCGGCAAGATCGACGTTCGCGGGCTCGCCGACGCCTTCACAGGGCGGCGCACCTCCTGA